Proteins from one Amycolatopsis benzoatilytica AK 16/65 genomic window:
- a CDS encoding ABC transporter substrate-binding protein, with protein MEARCKPISLSRRRFLTSALAGAALAGTAPLLAACGGGVAAAVPTGPPKHGGTLRVGVTGGGASDTLDPHVPATNPDIARVLNLYEPLLLRDHDYRLQMLVAESLTSSPDARTWTAVLRRGIRFHDGRPVTPADVVATFRRITDPKNPKSGAAGLSMLGEVVATGPATVEFRLSSPNSGFADLLGQYSLGIVPADFDVKRPIGTGPFKAESFTAGLQSTFVRNEHYWRPGQPYLDKLALINFADDDARINALLSSQVDAIDQVPVALVDVLRSDPRMQVLRSETGTWLPFTMRVDRPPFDDVRVRQALRLVVDRKQMINQVLSGQGRVGNDLYAPFDPAYARQLPQREQNIGEAKRLLAAAGKSDLDIELVTAPIQAGAVEAAQVFQQQAKAAGVTVRIKKVDTTTFYGENYLSWDFAQDFWYTRNYLPQVAAGSLPKAPYNETHWNDPEFTDLVTRASATVDEAARNDLLRKAQRIEYDRGGLIVWGFVDQVDAHQSYVAGFVPDRTGISLSGYQFRQVWLGTAEGGAA; from the coding sequence ATGGAAGCCCGATGTAAGCCGATCTCCCTTTCCCGCCGCCGGTTCCTCACCTCGGCGCTGGCCGGGGCCGCGCTCGCCGGCACCGCTCCGCTGCTGGCCGCGTGCGGCGGAGGCGTCGCCGCGGCGGTTCCGACCGGCCCGCCGAAACACGGCGGCACGCTGCGCGTCGGCGTCACCGGCGGCGGCGCGTCCGACACGCTCGACCCGCACGTCCCGGCCACCAACCCGGACATCGCCCGGGTGCTCAACCTCTACGAGCCGCTCCTGCTGCGCGACCACGACTACCGGCTGCAGATGCTGGTGGCCGAATCGCTGACCTCCTCACCGGACGCGCGCACCTGGACCGCCGTGCTGCGCCGCGGGATCCGGTTCCACGACGGCCGCCCGGTCACTCCCGCCGACGTGGTCGCGACCTTCCGGCGGATCACCGACCCGAAGAACCCGAAGAGCGGCGCGGCCGGGCTGAGCATGCTCGGCGAGGTCGTCGCGACCGGCCCGGCGACCGTCGAATTCCGTCTCAGCTCGCCGAATTCCGGCTTTGCCGACCTGCTCGGCCAGTACTCGCTCGGCATCGTCCCGGCCGATTTCGACGTCAAGCGGCCGATCGGCACCGGGCCGTTCAAGGCCGAGTCGTTCACCGCCGGGCTGCAGAGCACGTTCGTCCGCAACGAGCACTACTGGCGGCCCGGGCAGCCGTACCTGGACAAACTGGCACTGATCAACTTCGCCGACGACGACGCGCGGATCAACGCGCTGCTCTCGTCCCAAGTGGACGCCATCGACCAGGTGCCGGTAGCGCTGGTGGACGTGCTCCGCAGCGACCCGCGGATGCAGGTGCTGCGCTCGGAGACCGGAACCTGGCTGCCGTTCACCATGCGCGTCGACCGGCCGCCGTTCGACGACGTGCGCGTGCGACAGGCGCTGCGCCTGGTGGTCGACCGGAAGCAGATGATCAATCAGGTGCTCAGCGGCCAGGGCCGGGTCGGCAACGATTTGTACGCGCCGTTCGACCCTGCCTACGCCCGGCAGCTTCCACAGCGCGAGCAGAACATCGGCGAAGCGAAGCGGCTGCTCGCCGCGGCCGGCAAGTCCGATTTGGACATCGAACTGGTCACCGCGCCGATCCAGGCCGGAGCGGTCGAGGCGGCCCAGGTGTTCCAGCAGCAGGCCAAGGCGGCCGGGGTGACCGTGCGGATCAAAAAGGTCGACACCACCACGTTCTACGGCGAGAACTACCTGTCCTGGGACTTCGCCCAGGACTTCTGGTACACCCGCAACTACCTGCCGCAGGTCGCGGCCGGCTCGCTGCCGAAAGCGCCGTACAACGAAACCCATTGGAACGACCCGGAATTCACCGATCTGGTGACCCGTGCCAGCGCCACCGTGGACGAGGCCGCGCGAAACGATCTGCTCCGCAAAGCGCAGCGGATCGAGTACGACCGGGGCGGCCTGATCGTCTGGGGGTTCGTCGACCAGGTCGACGCCCATCAGTCCTATGTGGCCGGTTTCGTGCCGGACCGCACCGGCATCTCGCTGTCCGGGTACCAGTTCCGCCAGGTCTGGCTCGGCACCGCGGAAGGAGGCGCGGCATGA
- a CDS encoding ABC transporter permease, which yields MSRLIVKRLLVSLAVLWLVSLLVFVATLLLPGDPARAILGQGATPERIAALQHQLHLDEPVWQRYLSWLGGLFTGDLGTSTSTQGPVTALLADRVSASLVLLVLAAVIATPLGLTFGTWSAMRRGRATDQVVSGVSLVIAALPEFVIGVALIMLFATTVVKVLPSVTLTPPGEAVWRQPSQLVLPVLTLVLVVTPYIARMMRATMNEVLDSGYVEMARLKGMRERTVLLRHALPHAVGPVAQVVALQLAWLAGGVVVVEFLFRYPGIGQALIDAVAKRDVAVVQAVTLLIAAVYIVVNLLADVIGILADPKLRTEAVR from the coding sequence ATGAGCCGGCTGATCGTGAAACGGCTCCTGGTGAGCCTGGCCGTGCTGTGGCTGGTGTCCCTGCTCGTGTTCGTCGCGACCCTGCTGCTGCCCGGCGACCCGGCGCGAGCAATCCTCGGACAGGGCGCGACTCCGGAGCGGATCGCCGCGCTGCAGCACCAGCTGCACCTCGACGAGCCGGTCTGGCAGCGCTACCTCTCCTGGCTGGGCGGGCTGTTCACCGGCGACCTGGGCACGTCCACTTCGACCCAGGGGCCGGTCACCGCGCTGCTGGCGGACCGGGTGTCCGCGTCGCTCGTGCTGCTGGTCCTCGCCGCGGTCATCGCCACTCCGCTCGGGCTGACGTTCGGCACCTGGAGCGCGATGCGCCGCGGTCGCGCGACCGACCAGGTGGTCTCCGGGGTCAGCCTGGTCATCGCCGCGCTGCCGGAGTTCGTGATCGGGGTGGCGTTGATCATGCTGTTCGCGACCACTGTGGTCAAAGTGCTGCCGTCGGTCACGCTCACCCCGCCCGGCGAGGCAGTGTGGCGGCAGCCGAGCCAGCTGGTCCTTCCGGTGCTCACTCTCGTGCTCGTCGTGACGCCGTACATCGCGCGGATGATGCGCGCGACGATGAACGAGGTCCTCGATTCCGGCTACGTGGAGATGGCCCGGCTCAAGGGGATGCGCGAAAGGACAGTACTGCTGCGGCACGCGTTGCCGCACGCGGTCGGCCCGGTGGCCCAGGTGGTCGCGCTGCAGCTGGCGTGGCTGGCCGGCGGCGTCGTCGTGGTCGAGTTCCTGTTCCGCTACCCCGGCATCGGTCAGGCGCTGATCGACGCGGTCGCCAAGCGCGACGTCGCCGTGGTCCAGGCGGTGACCCTGCTCATCGCGGCGGTCTACATCGTGGTGAACCTGCTCGCCGACGTCATCGGCATCCTCGCCGATCCCAAGCTGCGGACGGAGGCCGTGCGATGA
- a CDS encoding ABC transporter permease, producing the protein MTAVEEEATTPAVSAAPPRAAGLLRTAWAFPQAKVGTVLAGAVILVALLGPWLGPWLTGHSTTDFAGKPFKPDGIAGTDGLGRDVLARFLSGGTTLLLYAVLATALGIVLGALIGMIAGYGGGWLDSLLMRGNDVLLSFPQLVIALLAIAVIGPKGWLLVLVIGLTHAPRTARVARQATVAVRGHDYIRAAEMYAVPRSRILLREILPNITGPLMVELGLRLTYSIGYIASLSFLGLGIQPPAADWGLMINENRIALVVQPWGVLLPVAAIAVLAVGTNLVADSLASAAAGRTREVRA; encoded by the coding sequence ATGACCGCGGTCGAAGAAGAAGCGACGACCCCCGCCGTTTCGGCTGCCCCGCCGCGCGCGGCCGGGCTGCTCCGGACCGCCTGGGCGTTTCCCCAGGCGAAAGTCGGCACGGTGCTGGCCGGAGCGGTGATCCTGGTGGCACTGCTGGGCCCATGGCTGGGCCCCTGGCTCACCGGGCACAGCACGACCGATTTCGCCGGGAAGCCGTTCAAACCGGACGGCATCGCCGGCACCGACGGGCTCGGCCGTGATGTGCTCGCCCGGTTCCTGTCCGGCGGTACCACCCTGCTGCTGTACGCGGTGCTGGCCACCGCGCTCGGCATCGTGCTCGGAGCGCTGATCGGCATGATCGCCGGATACGGCGGAGGCTGGCTGGACAGCCTGCTGATGCGCGGCAACGACGTCCTGCTGTCCTTCCCCCAGCTGGTCATCGCGTTGCTGGCGATCGCGGTCATCGGCCCGAAGGGCTGGCTGCTGGTGCTCGTCATCGGCCTGACCCACGCGCCGCGGACCGCCCGCGTCGCGCGGCAGGCCACCGTCGCGGTGCGCGGTCACGACTACATCCGGGCCGCCGAGATGTACGCGGTGCCGCGCAGCCGGATCCTGCTGCGCGAGATCCTGCCGAACATCACCGGCCCGCTGATGGTCGAGCTGGGCCTGCGGCTGACGTATTCGATCGGGTACATCGCCTCGCTGTCCTTCCTCGGCCTCGGCATCCAGCCGCCGGCCGCGGACTGGGGCCTGATGATCAACGAGAACCGGATCGCGCTGGTCGTGCAGCCGTGGGGCGTGCTGCTGCCGGTGGCCGCGATCGCGGTGCTGGCCGTCGGCACGAACCTCGTCGCCGACTCGCTCGCCTCGGCCGCGGCCGGGCGGACCCGGGAGGTGCGGGCATGA
- a CDS encoding ABC transporter ATP-binding protein: protein MTTALEVTGLAVRTAAGRPVLHSVSYRIEPGEVLALVGESGSGKTTAGLAALGHFRRGLVNGGGQVVLHPRDGEPVDVLLLDDGERRRLRGSAVAYIPQDPALSLNPALRIGRQIAEVLETHGYPEQHRVAEVLAEVGLPADEAYQRRYPHQLSGGQQQRVGIAMAFACRPSVVVLDEPTTGLDVKTQALVLETVRQLTAEHGVAALYITHDLAVVAQLADRVAVMYQGDLVECGPAEDVLRRPKHAYTKRLLAAVPDLGAEAAAAPPPNDAVLVARDIRVAYGSHEVLRGINLSVTRGESVMLLGESGSGKTTLSQCIAGLNHGFTGAVALDGTPLAPAARQRSADELRRIQYVFQSPFSSLNPRKTIAQSIEVPLTRLTSLSRTERRERVAEMLDRVRLRADLADRLPDQLSGGERQRAAIARALVTTPDVLVCDEVTSALDVSVQATIVELLSELRRELGMAMLFVTHNIALAPEAADRIAVLRGGEIVEEGPVETVLGTPSHEYTRELLATTPRL from the coding sequence ATGACCACGGCCCTGGAAGTGACCGGACTGGCCGTGCGCACCGCGGCGGGCCGACCGGTGCTGCATTCGGTGTCGTACCGGATCGAGCCCGGCGAAGTACTCGCCCTTGTCGGCGAGTCCGGCTCGGGCAAGACCACCGCCGGGCTGGCCGCGCTCGGCCACTTCCGGCGCGGGCTCGTCAACGGCGGCGGTCAGGTGGTGCTGCATCCGCGCGACGGCGAGCCGGTCGACGTGCTGCTGCTCGACGACGGCGAACGCCGCCGGCTGCGCGGCAGCGCGGTCGCCTACATCCCGCAGGACCCGGCTCTGTCGCTGAACCCCGCTCTGCGGATCGGGCGGCAGATCGCCGAAGTGCTGGAAACGCACGGGTATCCCGAGCAGCACCGGGTCGCCGAGGTGCTCGCCGAGGTCGGGCTGCCGGCCGACGAGGCGTACCAGCGGCGGTACCCGCATCAGCTCTCCGGCGGGCAGCAGCAGCGGGTCGGCATCGCGATGGCATTCGCCTGCCGGCCCAGTGTGGTGGTGCTGGACGAGCCGACTACCGGGCTGGACGTGAAGACCCAAGCGCTGGTGCTGGAAACCGTCCGGCAGCTGACCGCCGAGCACGGCGTCGCGGCGCTCTACATCACGCATGACCTGGCGGTCGTCGCGCAGCTCGCCGACCGGGTGGCGGTGATGTACCAAGGCGATCTGGTCGAGTGCGGCCCGGCCGAGGACGTGCTGCGGCGACCGAAGCACGCGTACACGAAACGGCTGCTCGCCGCGGTGCCGGATCTCGGCGCCGAAGCGGCCGCCGCTCCCCCGCCGAACGACGCGGTGCTGGTCGCGCGGGACATCCGGGTCGCCTACGGCTCCCACGAAGTGCTGCGCGGCATCAATCTCTCCGTGACACGCGGCGAAAGCGTCATGCTGCTCGGCGAGTCCGGCTCGGGCAAAACGACGCTGTCGCAGTGCATCGCCGGACTGAACCACGGGTTCACCGGCGCCGTCGCGCTCGACGGCACTCCGCTGGCTCCCGCTGCCCGGCAACGCAGCGCCGACGAGCTGCGCCGGATCCAGTACGTCTTCCAAAGCCCGTTCTCGTCGCTGAATCCGCGCAAGACCATCGCGCAGTCGATCGAAGTCCCGCTGACCCGTCTGACGTCGCTCTCGCGGACCGAACGCCGCGAGCGCGTCGCGGAAATGCTGGACCGGGTGCGGCTGCGCGCGGATCTCGCCGACCGGCTGCCCGACCAGCTCAGCGGCGGCGAACGGCAGCGCGCGGCGATCGCCCGTGCCCTGGTCACCACTCCGGACGTGCTCGTGTGCGACGAGGTCACGTCGGCGTTGGACGTGTCAGTGCAGGCCACCATCGTGGAACTGCTCAGCGAACTGCGACGGGAGCTCGGGATGGCCATGCTGTTCGTGACCCACAACATCGCCCTCGCGCCGGAGGCCGCCGACCGGATCGCCGTGCTGCGCGGCGGAGAAATCGTCGAGGAGGGACCGGTCGAGACGGTGCTGGGCACTCCTTCGCACGAGTACACCCGCGAACTCCTCGCGACGACGCCGCGGCTGTGA
- a CDS encoding serine hydrolase domain-containing protein, translating to MTVHGEVRPGYEGVREAFGDIIAATTGGAAFSVFRDGAPMVRLWGGSAADGVPWTEDTRTVLFSGTKGVVATVLAVLTARGLLDPEERVARYWPQFAVAGKDDVPVSQVLSHTVGLPYVESDLPMLDNAANAHALAAQHPLWTPGTRVAYHALTYGYLATELARRVTGEDLGALVRSLLAGPHGLDLRLGTPPTVPVATLRRAPGYRISTFLKDQERRRIVERMYRGLLDSGDSMNSPEYRGATLAAGGAVGTATAMARLYDRLLAGELVPPDVLAQATRTWSEGIDAINDRPLRFGLGYELADPIGTYGPAGADPAAFGHSGAGGGRHGAWPGRGVSFSFVTNELQAEDVDERASALLAALHEAA from the coding sequence GTGACTGTCCACGGCGAAGTGCGGCCCGGCTACGAGGGCGTGCGAGAAGCGTTCGGCGACATCATCGCCGCGACCACCGGCGGCGCCGCGTTCAGCGTCTTCCGAGACGGCGCGCCGATGGTGCGGCTGTGGGGCGGTTCGGCAGCCGATGGCGTGCCATGGACCGAGGACACCCGCACGGTGTTGTTCAGCGGCACCAAGGGAGTCGTCGCGACTGTACTGGCGGTCCTGACCGCGCGCGGCCTGCTCGACCCGGAGGAGCGCGTTGCCCGGTACTGGCCGCAGTTCGCCGTGGCGGGCAAGGACGACGTGCCGGTTTCGCAGGTGCTGTCGCACACCGTCGGACTGCCCTATGTGGAGTCAGACCTGCCGATGCTGGACAACGCGGCGAACGCGCACGCGCTCGCCGCGCAGCATCCGCTGTGGACTCCCGGCACCCGGGTCGCCTACCACGCGCTGACTTACGGCTACCTCGCGACCGAGCTGGCCAGGAGGGTGACCGGCGAGGATCTCGGCGCGCTGGTGCGCTCGCTGCTCGCCGGACCGCACGGCCTCGACCTGCGGCTCGGCACCCCGCCGACGGTCCCGGTGGCAACGCTGCGGCGCGCCCCCGGTTACCGGATCAGCACGTTCCTGAAGGACCAGGAGCGCCGCCGGATCGTGGAACGGATGTATCGCGGGCTGCTGGACTCCGGCGACTCGATGAACTCGCCGGAGTACCGGGGCGCGACGCTCGCCGCGGGCGGTGCGGTCGGCACCGCGACCGCGATGGCCCGGCTGTACGACCGGCTGCTCGCTGGCGAACTCGTGCCGCCGGACGTACTGGCGCAAGCGACCCGCACCTGGTCGGAAGGAATCGACGCGATCAACGACCGCCCGCTGCGGTTCGGGCTCGGCTACGAACTCGCCGACCCGATCGGCACCTACGGCCCGGCCGGCGCCGATCCCGCCGCGTTCGGCCACTCCGGCGCGGGTGGCGGGCGGCACGGCGCCTGGCCGGGGCGCGGCGTGTCGTTCTCGTTCGTGACGAACGAACTGCAGGCGGAAGACGTGGACGAGCGAGCGTCGGCGCTGCTGGCGGCTTTGCACGAGGCGGCCTGA